The DNA sequence CGGCTTGACCTCACAGCAGCAAAGCTTGCCGGCCTAAAGCCTGTTTTCCGGGAAAATGGAACCGTGACGGCGGGGAATGCCTCCAGCCTGAATGATGGGGCAGCAGCACTGGTGCTTATGTCCGAAGAAACGGCAATGGCAAAAGGGCTTACGCCGCTAGCCCGGATTGCCGGCTTTTCAGTATCAGGCGTCGACCCTAAAATCATGGGAAGGGGACCTGTGCCGGCAGTCAGGAAAGGCTTGCAGCAGACTGGCTGGTCTCTGGAGGATGCAGACCTGATCGAAGTGAATGAAGCATTCGCAGCCCAATATCTCGCTGTTGAAAAGGAACTTGGCCTGGACAGGAGCAAGGTAAACGTCAACGGCAGCGGCATCAGCCTCGGACACCCGATCGGCTGCACAGGAGCAAGGCTCATCGTCAGCTTGGTGCATGAACTGAAAAGAAGAGAACTGAAAAAAGGCATCGCCTCCCTCTGCGTCGGCGGAGGCATGGGAGCCTCGGTTTTTATAGAAAGATAACAAGAGAGGCACGAGATGCCTCTCTTTCTATTTACAGACAGAAGGAATGTGTGAAGGCATCTGTATTTCCTAATAATTATTTGTGAAAGTTTGGATGTTTATAGTGGAGTTTCCCTGTCTTTCTCAGATGAATTCTATTCGCCAAAAAAAGTCTTAAAACCCTGTTGATTGGAGTGGAAGGCACGAAGACTCCTGCGGGAAATAGCGGCAAGGCTGAGACCCCGCAGACGCGCAGCGGTGAGGAGGCTCAGCGTCGCCCCGCGGAAAGCGAAGTGCCTGGAGCGGAAATCAACAGCCCATACCAAAGAAAACCATGGACTTAAATGATTTATTCTTTTTTTCTAAAGTGCACAGGAGTTTATAGAGATAGAAAATGCTATTAACCTCTATAGCTCTTTAGTAAACTCATTGTATATCCAAAAAAGTTTTAAAACCCTGTTGATTGGAGTGCAAGGCACGCAGACTCCTGCGTGATTGCAGCGGCAAGGCTGAGACCCCGCAGGAGGCACGACAAGGAGGCTCAGCGCTGCCCCGCGGAAAGCGAAGTGCCTGGAACGGAAAATAGCAGCCTCATATACTCTTCTAACCCTTTTTTGCTTGTCCTCATAAGCTATAGCTTTTTAAACAAGTAACCCCGCCAGCTCCCCAGCAGTCACAACCTGGGCAAACTCCTTATTCAGCATCGCCAATTCAATCTCATGCACCTGCTCAGGAGAATAAACCGTGCCTCCAATCCCTTTAGCCTCAAACGCGGCACAAGCATCGGAAACAAGATAGGTGGTGAAGCCCAGATTGCCCGCCATCCTTGCAGTGGTTGAAACGCAATGCTGCGTCGATAAGCCAGTTATACAGACATCCTGGATATTTTCGCCTCTTAAATAGGACTCCAGGCTTGTACCGATGAATGCAGAATTCACTTCTTTCTGAAAAACCTTCTCATCCGGCAGCGGGGCATTGGCATCTTTAAAGCTCACACCCTCTGGATTATCACGATATAAAGGAGAAGACGGCTGAACCGATAAATGCTGCGAGTAAATGATCTTCCAGCCTCTTTTTCTCCACTCATCCTGCAGCTGCCCGATGATTTGTTCTGCGGCGGGATTGTTTCTTTTCCCCCAATAAGGGTCGTCAAAGCCCTTTTGCACGTCCAGGACAAGCAGGGCTGGCGGAGAATCCATCTTTTTCAAAGGCGCACCTCTTTTCTCGGATTAATAACTCAGCTTTATTATTTCCGGAGTATGGAAAATCATCCAGGTGTAACTCTTCTGCAACTGATGTTATTTACACTCTCCATATCAAAGATGAAGGAGAGATTGCATTGTGGAGGGAAATCGACTGGCTGACCAATAGAGCGGGGCTGTCGCCCGGCTCCGTGGCAGTTATTGACGCTGAACAGGGGAAATCCTGGACATATAAAGAGTTGAACAGCAGGGCGGAGGCTTTGGCGGGCTGGCTGCTTGAAAGGGGAGCTGCAAAAGGTGACAGGATCGCGCTGCTTGCGCCTAATCATATAAGCTGTCTGGACTTTCTGTTTGCCTGCGGAAAAATCGGGGCTATTTTCGTGCCGGTCAACTGGAGGCTTGCGGCGGAAGAGATCCAGGCTATACTGGCAGACTGCACACCCGTAATTATAGGCTATCATTATTCATTCATTGAACTCGCATCACGCCTGCAGCTGCATCAATATGAGTCTGTCTGCCTGGATGAAACACCCTTCAGGATGCCTGGCCGCCCATTCATTCCTCCATGGCAGGTCGATGAGGAGGATCCCCTTGCCATGATTTATACAGGGGGGACGACCGGGAAGCCGAAGGGAGCTGTGCTTTCCCACCGGGCGATCTTGTGGAATGCCGTCAATACGGCAGTCAGCTGGGGGCTTACGAACCAGGATACGACCATCACTTATCTGCCGATGTTCCATACCGGGGGCATCAACGCCCTTACTCTGCCTTTGCTGTTGGCCGGAGGCAAAGTTGTGCTCGCCGGGAATTACAATCCGTCTGATGCAGCCCGT is a window from the Bacillus infantis NRRL B-14911 genome containing:
- a CDS encoding cysteine hydrolase family protein, with the translated sequence MDSPPALLVLDVQKGFDDPYWGKRNNPAAEQIIGQLQDEWRKRGWKIIYSQHLSVQPSSPLYRDNPEGVSFKDANAPLPDEKVFQKEVNSAFIGTSLESYLRGENIQDVCITGLSTQHCVSTTARMAGNLGFTTYLVSDACAAFEAKGIGGTVYSPEQVHEIELAMLNKEFAQVVTAGELAGLLV